One window of the Micromonas commoda chromosome 9, complete sequence genome contains the following:
- a CDS encoding predicted protein, whose translation MADDLCSSRSKVIDVDVKHATPWLEFRSLTYLDPTGATRRWDMVGRATRSESVKSKGIDAVCVFATLRKKGEEDTTLLVRQFRPPMNGETIELPAGLVDADEDPIVAALRELKEETGYVGTVAGDPSAPRGGVPAMTPALPLSPGLSNETVALVRVDVDLDAPENANPRQQLEGSEFITVLRVPIAGLRRTLDAFAQRGYNVFAGLYTMALGMEMGEGR comes from the exons ATGGCCGACGACCTCTGCTCGTCCAGATCTAAGGtgatcgacgtcgacgtcaagCACGCCACGCCGTGGCTCGAGTTTCGCAGCCTGACGTACCTCGACCccacgggggcgacgcgtcgatgggACATGGTCGGCCGCGCCACGCGATCCGAGTCGGTAAAGTCCaagggcatcgacgcggtgtGCGTGTTCGCGACGCTCCGAAAaaagggcgaggaggacacCACTCTGCTCGTGCGGCAGTTTCGACCGCCGATGAACGGCGAGACGATCGAGCTCCCGGCGGggctggtggacgcggacgaggacccgatcgtcgccgcgctgcgcgagttGAAGGAGGAGACGGGATACGTCGGCACGGTCGCGG GGGATCCGTCggctccccgcggcggcgtcccggcCATGACGCCGGCGTTGCCGCTGTCGCCGGGGCTCTCCAACGAGACCGTCGCGCTGGtccgcgtggacgtcgacctcgacgccccggagAACGCCAACCCGCGGCAGCAGCTGGAAGGGAGCGAATTCATCACCGTGTTGAGGGTGCCAATCGCGGGGCTCAGGCGAAcgctcgacgccttcgcccaACGAGGGTACAACGTCTTCGCCGGGTTGTACACCATGGCGCTCGGCATGGAGATGGGGGAGGGCAGGTGA
- a CDS encoding predicted protein, whose protein sequence is MDRTSERYGVPSLWAPPTSPMGMRSPPPPARRGRIESALLAPGVSRAVEYRRDAEHHGVSPFEDLARLARRLDALRDDDDDDDAEDSSDVDARLAAAWTAARRAAEGRAELRPALTLLAQCMERRANVAAARREERETCARELLATVNEMRDRVESALDEEGLLEPARRAWSAARSSPDASPQPTAAHVVASPPEEFEEDVAAIDADRRRVSALPAPLGITPPVLAPEPEMEDKRVGRRRREAAAQETDERVRKQRRDFSFDLVTPTLSTTPEEEDEDAIRRDENQNQNQNQNQNQNQTEDEDEDEDEDEDEDDGEGGDAEVDENARRLSAKRSDPIPPVDDGEESGYSAEAELTPSVRESLSIFGGGTQSQ, encoded by the coding sequence ATGGACCGAACCTCGGAGCGTTACGGGGTGCCATCTTTGTGGGCACCCCCCACATCACCGATGGGAatgcgctcgccgcccccccccgcccgccgcggaagaATCGAgtccgccctcctcgcgcccggcgtgagccgcgcggtcgagtatcgccgcgacgccgagcatcACGGCGTCTCCCCGTTCGAagacctcgcgcgcctcgcgcgacgcctcgacgctctccgggacgacgacgacgacgacgacgcggaagaTTCgtcggacgtcgacgcgaggctggcggcggcgtggaccgcggctaggcgcgcggcggagggacgAGCGGAGCTGCGACCGGCGCTGACGTTACTCGCGCAGTGCAtggagcgccgcgcgaacgtcgcggcggctcgtcgcgaggagcgcgagacgtgcgcgcgcgagttGCTCGCGACGGTGAACGAGATGAGGGATCGGGTCGAgtccgcgctggacgaggaggggCTGCTGgagcccgcgcggcgcgcgtggagcgccgcgcggtcgtcgccggacgcgtcccCCCAGCCAaccgccgcccacgtcgtcgcgagcccgcccgaggagttcgaagaggacgtcgcggcgatcgacgccgacagGAGGCGCGTCTCGGCTCTCCCGGCTCCGTTGGGCATCACGCCGCCGGTGTTggcgcccgagccggagATGGAAGACAAGCGAgttgggcgacgacgacgcgaggcggcggcgcaggagaCGGACGAGCGGGTACGGAAGCAGCGGAGGGACTTCTCGTTCGACCTCGTCACGCCGACGCTGAGCacgacgccggaggaggaggacgaggacgcgatCCGACGGGAcgaaaaccaaaaccaaaaccaaaaccaaaaccaaaaccaaaaccaaaccgaggatgaggatgaggatgaggatgaggatgaggatgaggatgatggggaaggcggcgatgcggaGGTGGATGAAaacgcccgccgcctttcGGCGAAACGCTCGGACCCGATCccccccgtcgacgacggcgaggagagcgggtactcggcggaggctgagctgACGCCCTCCGTGCGCGAATCCCTCTCTATCTTCGGCGGAGGCACGCAATCGCAGTAG
- a CDS encoding dihydrolipoamide s-acetyltransferase of the pyruvate dehydrogenase (putative dihydrolipoamide S-acetyltransferase. May be a subunit (E2) of the pyruvate dehydrogenase complexe (PDC), but no signal peptide predicted (SignalP, targetP, ChloroP)) produces MTQGNIARWKVKEGDEIRAGDSVAEIETDKATMEFESQEDGFLAKIVVGDGAQNVPVGAIVAVMVEDKEHVSAFAGYVPPAAAAAGSTPAPPAPAGKASSPSSPSSFETGGRMWPSVRRLLAESGIDPSTITPTGPRGMLVKGDVLAAMGLCAAPVPSPSAAAAAAEKPSTTKANASPPAPPSPAPTPEDDFENWEDLPVTSIRRVIASRLLESKTRTPHEFVTAEVSLASVAGLRAALKAKDVRASVNDCVLYAAARALRASPKVNAKWDDALSAGVTDPDVDVAVAVATDGGLITPIVRRADTKTLSEIGDEVRELAGRARKGGLKPHEFTGGSFSVSNLGMFPVDQFSAILNPPQGAIMAVGRGVDKIRIDETTGELFDEPTMSVTVSADARVADAADVARFLEAFREVIEQPAEAWATGA; encoded by the coding sequence ATGACCCAGGGCAACATCGCGCGATGGAAGGtcaaggagggcgacgagatccgcgccggcgactccgtcgcggagatcGAGACGGACAAGGCGACCATGGAGTTCGAATCCCAGGAGGATGGTTTCCTCGCGAAGATCGTCGTgggggacggggcgcagaACGTGCCGGTGGGCGCGATCGTGGCGGTGATGGTGGAGGACAAGGAGCACGtgagcgcgttcgcgggctacgttccccccgccgccgcggcagccggttcgacccccgcgccgcccgctccggccgggaaggcgtcgtccccgtcgtccccatcCTCGTTTGAAACCGGCGGGCGAATGTGGCCGTCCGTTCGAAGGTTACTCGCGGAGTCCGGCATCGACCCGAGCACCATCACCCCGACGGGCCCGCGGGGTATGCTGGTCAAGGGGGACGTCCTCGCAGCCATGGGActgtgcgcggcgcccgtaCCTtccccgtccgcggcggcggcggcggctgagaaGCCTTCGACGACGAAAGCGaatgcgtcgccgcccgcgccgccttctccggcgccgacgcccgaggacgacttCGAAAACTGGGAGGACCTGCCGGTCACCTCGATCCGAAGGGTCATCGCGTCCAGGCTGCTCGAGTCCaagacgcggacgccgcacgagttcgtcaccgccgaggttTCGTTGGCGTCGGTGGCCGGGCTCCgagccgcgctcaaggcaAAAGACGTGCGCGCCTCCGTGAACGACTGCGTCTtgtacgcggcggccagggccCTGCGTGCGTCGCCCAAGGTGAACGCCAAGTGGGACGACGCGTTGAGCGCCGGCGTGACGGAccccgacgtggacgtcgccgtcgccgtcgccaccgacggGGGGTTGATCACCCCCATCGTCAGGCGAGCGGATACGAAGACGCTCTCGGAGATTGGCGACGAGGTGAGGGAACtcgcgggacgcgcgaggaAGGGTGGACTGAAGCCGCACGAGTTCACCGGCGGTAGCTTCAGCGTCAGTAACCTGGGGATGTTCCCGGTGGATCAGTTCAGCGCGATTCTGAACCCGCCGCAGGGCGCGATAATGGCGGTTGGCAGAGGGGTGGACAAGATCAGAATCGACGAGACCACCGGGGAGCTCTTCGACGAGCCCACCATGTCGGTCAcggtgagcgcggacgcgagggtcgcggacgccgctGACGTGGCGAGGTTCCTCGAAGCGTTCAGGGAGGTCATCGAGCAACCCGCGGAGGCgtgggcgacgggcgcgtga
- a CDS encoding predicted protein, whose protein sequence is MQTNMQTNMQSNMQSDAQSNMQSDAQSNMQVSVESLKAGQRAEFAAQMLREGAPVSDEGADMLASIQQRQQEALAAAATDNMSMQRRITLAAEQRRALTVLAEKRGSSSSLHAAQAHPESELGLGLGMQIQIAAQDAVYDKTVHAIKTSGSRGLINLPDVVTDAMMGDTVSDVVLSSGIDFGDDDELKADVKKAAMSTSNGGMAAVTAPASNGSIGKNMTASAKAFVPGELLSGSLSNSAEPIAVIESLGPKTSTSGDANNTITNPVELLF, encoded by the coding sequence ATGCAGACCAACATGCAGACCAACATGCAGAGCAACATGCAGAGCGACGCGCAGAGCAACATGCAGAGCGACGCGCAGAGCAACATGCAGGTGAGCGTCGAGTCGTTGAAGGCGGGCCAACGCGCGGAGTTCGCCGCGCAGAtgctgcgcgagggcgcccccgtcagcgacgagggcgccgacatGCTCGCCTCCATCCAGCAGCGGCAGCaagaggcgctcgccgcggcggctacCGACAACATGTCCATGCAGCGTCGCatcaccctcgccgccgagcagcgccgcgcgctcaccgtcctcgccgagaagCGCggttcgtcctcctccctccacgcggcgcaggcgcatCCCGAGTCTGAACTcggcctcgggctcgggatGCAGATCCagatcgccgcgcaggacgcAGTGTACGACAAGACGGTTCACGCGATCAAGACGTCGGGGTCCAGAGGGTTGATCAACCTTCCGGATGTAGTCACCGACGCGATGATGGGCGATACCGTGTCCGACGTCGTGCTCTCGAGCGGCATCGActttggcgacgacgacgagctcaaggcggacgTGAAGAAGGCTGCGATGTCGACGTCCAACGGCGGCATGGCGGCTgtgaccgcgccggcgtccaaCGGTTCGATTGGCAAAAAtatgacggcgtcggcgaaggctTTCGTCCCCGGAGAACTCTTGTCCGGGAGCCTGAGCAACTCCGCCGAGCCCATCGCCGTGATCGAATCGTTGGGgccgaagacgtcgacgtcgggcgacgcgaacaaCACGATAACCAATCCGGTCGAACTGTTGTTctga